CACTGAATCTAAATTCATTACTTTGTAAGCCTCCAGCGGTAGGGCTTTGAAAACCTTCTTGTACCACGCGGCCTTCATAGGTTTTAAAGACTACCCCTTTCTTAACAAAATAATTGAGGCTACCTGCTTTGACCCCTTCACCAAATACGAAGTAAAACTTCCACCAAAAAAAGATCATAAAAAGTACTAAAAAGCTGATTCCGGCGATCCAAGCAAATTTCTTCATGGCTAAATAATTATTGATTTATAAATATAGAAAGTCAACAAAATATAATCGTTTTTTGAATAATTATTTTGAAATGGATCCTTTCAATTTTTGGAGATTGCTAAGGTTGTTTGGCTATTCAAACTCCTCTGTTGATTTTAATTTTATTGGGTTTAAGAAATCAGAAAAAGCTTAGGAGCTTGAGAAGTAAGGATAGTTGAAAATGGGCATAAAAAAAGCCCGAAATTTATTTCGGGCTTCATGAATTTTACTTCTTTTATTCTACTAACCAAATATATTCTCCATAGCCAGCAGCTTCCATCTCATCCTTTGGGATAAATTTCATCGCAGCTGAATTCATGCAATAACGAAGGTTCGTTGGATTGGGGCCGTCATAAAACACATGGCCTAAATGGCTGTCTCCCAACTTACTCCTTACTTCTACTCTAAGCATCCCTGCAGATTTGTCAACAGGCTTATCGATCAGTCTTGCGTCTATCGGCTTGGTGAAACTAGGCCATCCTGATCCGGATTCATATTTATCCTTGGAACTGAATAATGGGGCGCCAGTGACAATGTCTACATAAATTCCCGCTTCTTTGTTTCCATTATATTCGTTTTGGAAAGCCATCTCAGTGGCTTCTTCCATGGTTACTTGGTACTGAAGATCTGTTAATTGTTTCTTCAATTCAGCCTTGGAAGGGGCAGGGTATTTTTCTTCAGATAATTCTGGCCAATGTGCTTTAATAAAGGCATCTCTACCACTTCCATTTCTGTAAGCATAGTAATCCTTTGGGTTCTTTTTATAATAATCCTGGTGGTAATCTTCTGCAGGATAAAAGTTGGTATACTTGATAATTGGCGTCGCAACAGGCTTATCGAACTTACCTGATTTGTCAAGCGCTTTCTTGGATTCCTCGGCTACTCGTTTTTGTTCTGAATCATGGTAGAAGATGGCAGATTCATATTGACTTCCCCGGTCATAAAAAGACCCACCAACGTCTGTTGGGTCGAAAGTTTGCCAAAATATATATACAAGTTCAGAGTAACTGATTACCTCCGGATCAAAGGCAATTTGTACTGACTCTCTGTGGGAAGTTTTTCCGCTGCTTACTTCACCGTAAGTAGGGTTTTTCTCTTTTCCACCGGCATAACCTGAGGTTACTGCAATCACTCCATCGATTCCTTCAAATGGCGCTTCTACGCACCAAAAGCAACCGCCAGCAAATGTTGCCAATTCCGTTTTACCCTTGTATTCAGCTATTTTATCTTC
Above is a window of Algoriphagus machipongonensis DNA encoding:
- the msrA gene encoding peptide-methionine (S)-S-oxide reductase MsrA, which translates into the protein MKLISNLSSYLIVALFSLVLVSCGNTPAESKENNSSDEDKIAEYKGKTELATFAGGCFWCVEAPFEGIDGVIAVTSGYAGGKEKNPTYGEVSSGKTSHRESVQIAFDPEVISYSELVYIFWQTFDPTDVGGSFYDRGSQYESAIFYHDSEQKRVAEESKKALDKSGKFDKPVATPIIKYTNFYPAEDYHQDYYKKNPKDYYAYRNGSGRDAFIKAHWPELSEEKYPAPSKAELKKQLTDLQYQVTMEEATEMAFQNEYNGNKEAGIYVDIVTGAPLFSSKDKYESGSGWPSFTKPIDARLIDKPVDKSAGMLRVEVRSKLGDSHLGHVFYDGPNPTNLRYCMNSAAMKFIPKDEMEAAGYGEYIWLVE